A genomic stretch from uncultured Pseudodesulfovibrio sp. includes:
- a CDS encoding flagellar basal body-associated FliL family protein, which translates to MVLLVPDDTDDATNVASTESIVEQPKAQLDDSEASRATQKVDLDLDDAPFLEDEEEEEEITETEEETPLIQEEDSEPRSGLGALFKNKVFLISLGVILILIIVIIILLVRKPDTSPPPPPPAQVEEVLPTEETSAVLETPQILIRLDPFLVEQIDEEGKIRFLEIRVLVSTEDEGLSMQFKQETYAVRNALFYYLKNKDLQFLSDKKNSDKLKKELLAIINQYMGFGQFETLMFEQYLVR; encoded by the coding sequence ATGGTCTTGCTTGTCCCGGATGACACCGATGATGCAACTAATGTTGCTTCAACGGAGAGTATTGTTGAGCAGCCCAAGGCGCAGCTTGATGATAGCGAGGCAAGCAGGGCCACGCAAAAAGTCGACCTCGACCTCGACGACGCTCCTTTTTTGGAAGACGAAGAAGAGGAAGAAGAGATAACAGAAACAGAGGAGGAAACTCCTCTTATTCAGGAAGAAGACTCCGAGCCAAGGTCAGGACTTGGAGCGCTCTTCAAAAACAAAGTTTTTCTTATCAGTCTTGGCGTCATCCTCATTCTTATTATCGTCATCATAATCCTGCTTGTACGCAAGCCAGACACATCTCCGCCGCCACCACCGCCTGCTCAAGTCGAAGAGGTGCTACCCACAGAAGAGACTTCAGCGGTTCTTGAAACACCGCAGATACTCATTAGGCTTGATCCTTTCCTTGTCGAGCAGATAGATGAAGAAGGGAAAATCAGATTTCTCGAGATCCGAGTGTTGGTTTCTACAGAAGATGAGGGGCTATCCATGCAGTTCAAGCAGGAAACTTACGCTGTCAGAAACGCCCTGTTCTACTACTTGAAGAATAAGGATTTACAGTTTTTGTCCGATAAGAAGAACAGTGATAAGTTAAAAAAAGAATTGCTGGCAATCATCAACCAGTACATGGGATTTGGTCAATTCGAAACACTGATGTTCGAACAATACCTTGTGAGGTAA
- a CDS encoding chemotaxis response regulator CheY: protein MGYDTNMRVLVVDDFSTMRKIIKNILRQIGFTNIVEADDGSTAWEVLNKDNIDFIVSDWNMPTMSGIELLRKVRASEEYADIPFLMVTAEAQQENIIEAVQAKVSNYIVKPFTPETLGQKIDKIFA from the coding sequence ATGGGTTACGATACCAACATGCGTGTTCTTGTGGTCGATGACTTCTCCACCATGCGGAAAATCATTAAGAATATTCTGCGTCAGATCGGCTTCACCAACATTGTCGAAGCTGATGACGGCTCTACAGCCTGGGAAGTTCTGAACAAAGACAACATTGACTTTATCGTATCAGACTGGAACATGCCCACCATGTCCGGTATTGAACTGCTGCGTAAAGTCCGGGCCAGTGAAGAATACGCTGACATCCCCTTCCTGATGGTTACTGCTGAAGCTCAGCAGGAGAACATCATTGAGGCTGTTCAGGCAAAGGTGTCCAATTACATTGTCAAACCATTTACTCCTGAAACCCTGGGCCAGAAGATCGACAAAATCTTCGCCTAG
- a CDS encoding FliA/WhiG family RNA polymerase sigma factor, whose protein sequence is MAILNSSGKNSSSRNDPWLDLEQGVKAWDDFSPRDRENIVRFYAPKIRILALRLKAKLPQSVELNELISAGSLGLLDALGKFNPTLGIKFDTYSENRIKGAMLDELRRMDWFSRGLRQKVKVLEDAMRQIEHETGAPASAEQLQDHTGMSEKEVRRGLEALHNQVCLSLDSFQENLMGQKNITDDEPFQSAAFQEIVDKVASLIEELTPREKLVISLYYGEELNMKETAEVMDITEGRVSQLHSQALIKLRKTFRSRYECE, encoded by the coding sequence ATGGCAATATTAAATTCTTCTGGAAAAAACTCCTCTTCCAGGAACGATCCGTGGCTTGATCTGGAACAGGGCGTCAAAGCTTGGGACGATTTTTCTCCGAGAGATCGGGAAAACATCGTTCGCTTTTACGCGCCCAAAATACGGATTCTTGCATTGCGGCTCAAAGCCAAACTGCCACAAAGTGTTGAACTCAACGAGTTGATCAGTGCCGGCAGTCTTGGGCTGCTTGACGCCTTAGGAAAGTTCAATCCCACTCTTGGGATTAAATTCGATACCTATTCGGAAAATCGAATCAAAGGAGCCATGCTTGATGAACTCAGAAGAATGGATTGGTTTTCCAGAGGATTACGCCAGAAGGTAAAAGTACTTGAAGATGCAATGCGCCAAATTGAGCATGAAACAGGTGCGCCCGCCTCAGCCGAACAACTTCAGGACCATACGGGCATGTCGGAAAAAGAAGTCAGACGAGGTCTTGAGGCTCTTCACAACCAGGTGTGCCTGAGTCTTGACTCTTTTCAGGAAAACCTCATGGGGCAGAAGAACATTACTGACGATGAACCTTTTCAGTCTGCCGCGTTTCAGGAGATTGTTGACAAAGTAGCCAGTCTCATTGAAGAATTGACGCCACGAGAAAAATTGGTCATATCTTTATATTATGGTGAGGAGTTGAACATGAAAGAAACAGCCGAGGTTATGGACATAACCGAAGGTCGCGTTTCTCAGCTTCATTCACAAGCATTGATTAAATTAAGAAAAACGTTCCGATCTCGCTATGAATGCGAGTAG
- a CDS encoding MinD/ParA family protein, producing the protein MSSNLPLVLSVTSGKGGVGKTNMSVNLAYSLSAAGKNVVLLDADLGLANVDVILGLAPEHNLFHLFHEDMNLDKILFDTPYGFRILPASSGVSDMVSLDMGQKLDLLDAMDTLEDSVDYLIVDTGAGINDNVLYFNLAVQERLLVITPEPTSLTDAYALIKVLKLHHDVERFRVLVNMVQDKKTAHEVYLKLLGACDHFLDGISLDLVGFIPYDQNVRNSVIAQTPFCHKFPKTPASVAVRQAAQKINAWKVTPNTDGNIKFFWKKLLFQERSVA; encoded by the coding sequence ATGAGTTCGAATTTACCACTGGTCCTTTCTGTTACCTCCGGCAAGGGCGGCGTTGGCAAGACCAATATGTCCGTCAATCTTGCCTATTCCCTGAGTGCGGCCGGTAAAAATGTCGTTCTTCTCGATGCAGATCTCGGTCTGGCTAACGTGGACGTCATCCTCGGACTGGCTCCTGAACACAATCTTTTCCATTTATTTCATGAAGACATGAACCTGGACAAGATCCTGTTTGATACGCCTTACGGCTTCCGCATTCTCCCGGCATCGTCGGGCGTCAGCGACATGGTCAGCCTGGACATGGGCCAAAAACTCGACCTCCTAGATGCCATGGACACTCTTGAAGACAGTGTCGACTACCTCATCGTTGATACAGGTGCAGGCATCAACGACAATGTCCTCTATTTCAATCTGGCCGTTCAGGAACGACTGTTGGTTATCACTCCAGAGCCCACTTCGTTGACAGATGCCTATGCGCTGATCAAGGTGCTAAAACTCCACCACGATGTGGAACGATTCCGTGTACTGGTCAACATGGTCCAGGACAAAAAGACGGCACATGAAGTCTACCTCAAACTTCTTGGAGCCTGTGATCACTTTCTTGATGGAATCTCGCTAGATTTGGTTGGTTTTATCCCCTATGATCAAAATGTTCGTAATTCGGTCATTGCTCAGACACCTTTTTGCCACAAATTTCCGAAAACTCCGGCAAGTGTCGCCGTAAGACAAGCGGCGCAGAAAATTAACGCATGGAAGGTTACACCTAACACAGATGGCAATATTAAATTCTTCTGGAAAAAACTCCTCTTCCAGGAACGATCCGTGGCTTGA